One Gloeobacter morelensis MG652769 DNA window includes the following coding sequences:
- a CDS encoding S9 family peptidase gives MRATLSVVLAGTSLLLGAVTPVLAQPTSQKVVSSLSSKVDNVFLSDFAVTRGFSLGRPVRPRPTPDGDAVLFLRSEARSAQLKLYEWDTTSGKTRELLTPAQLLGGDQEQLSPEEKARRERQRVSTTGITSFELSPDGKRVLVSLSGRLFVYSRPDGRVQELATSPGTLLDPKFSPDGTQVSYVLNADIYAIDLASAKERQITSGGNGQVSNGLAEFVAQEEMGRFSGYWWSPDSRWIAYEQADARPVEIWRPADPARPEVSPHAQHYPRPGKANVEVRLGVVGANGGQTTWVGWDRERYPYLATVKWDKGGPLTLVVQDRLQQQEAVLTADTDTGRTAVLLSESDPAWLNLDQQTPRWLGDGSGFLWTSERQGAPQLELRDRRGQFVRLLVAPTIGYVPEKSDLAVDETRREVYFQAGVEPTAVGLWRVSLDGGEPVALTDRPGQHLAVYARNFSLVARSFTDPGAMPAWEVTSRDGQRLGTLPSVALEPPFVPQVEFVRVGAGLQNPGYYCSLVRPQNFDPAKRYPVVVDVYGGPGAQKVSAAMGGYLRAQWLADQGFVVVSIDGRGTPRRGRDWERAIYGSFGTIPLADQVKALQLLGERYGELDLKRVGITGWSFGGYMAALAVLRRPDVFKAAVAGAPVVDWLDYDTHYTERYLGLPQKNPEGYRESSLLTHAANLQRPLLLVHGTSDDNVFFLHTLKLSDALFRAGREHEVLPLSGLTHMVPDPVVRVRLEERTARFFSRHLR, from the coding sequence ATGCGAGCAACCCTGTCCGTTGTGCTGGCTGGTACCAGTCTGCTGTTGGGCGCAGTAACCCCTGTTCTGGCCCAGCCAACTTCCCAAAAAGTCGTCTCCAGTCTTTCCTCGAAAGTGGACAACGTGTTTTTAAGCGATTTTGCCGTCACCCGCGGCTTCAGCCTGGGGCGGCCGGTTCGCCCGCGCCCGACCCCCGACGGCGATGCGGTGCTTTTTCTGCGCTCGGAGGCCCGCTCGGCGCAATTGAAACTGTACGAATGGGACACCACCAGCGGCAAGACCCGCGAACTGCTTACCCCCGCCCAGTTGCTGGGGGGTGATCAGGAGCAATTGAGCCCGGAGGAAAAAGCCCGCCGCGAGCGCCAGCGCGTCAGCACCACCGGCATCACCAGCTTCGAGCTTTCGCCGGACGGCAAGCGGGTACTGGTGAGCCTTTCGGGGCGGCTGTTCGTCTATTCGCGCCCCGACGGCCGTGTACAGGAGTTGGCCACCAGCCCCGGCACTTTGCTGGATCCGAAATTTTCCCCGGACGGCACCCAGGTTTCTTATGTGTTGAACGCCGACATCTACGCGATCGACCTGGCCTCGGCTAAGGAGCGGCAGATCACCAGCGGGGGCAATGGGCAGGTGAGTAACGGCCTTGCCGAATTTGTCGCCCAGGAGGAGATGGGACGCTTTTCGGGGTACTGGTGGTCTCCCGACAGTCGCTGGATCGCTTACGAACAGGCCGATGCGCGCCCGGTCGAGATCTGGCGGCCCGCAGACCCGGCCAGGCCGGAGGTATCTCCTCACGCCCAGCACTACCCCCGGCCAGGCAAGGCCAATGTCGAAGTGCGCCTCGGCGTCGTCGGGGCCAATGGCGGCCAGACCACCTGGGTGGGGTGGGACCGGGAGCGCTATCCGTATCTGGCCACCGTCAAATGGGACAAGGGCGGGCCGCTGACGCTGGTGGTGCAGGACCGGCTGCAGCAGCAGGAAGCGGTGCTCACAGCCGACACCGATACCGGCAGAACGGCGGTATTGCTCAGTGAGAGCGATCCCGCCTGGCTGAACCTCGATCAGCAGACCCCCCGCTGGCTGGGGGATGGGTCGGGCTTTTTGTGGACAAGCGAGCGGCAGGGAGCGCCCCAACTGGAGTTGCGCGACCGGCGAGGCCAGTTCGTGCGCCTGCTGGTGGCGCCGACCATCGGCTATGTGCCTGAAAAAAGCGATCTGGCCGTCGATGAAACCCGCCGCGAGGTTTACTTTCAGGCGGGAGTTGAGCCTACGGCGGTGGGGCTGTGGCGCGTTTCGCTCGATGGGGGTGAGCCGGTGGCCCTCACCGATCGACCGGGCCAGCACCTGGCGGTCTACGCCCGCAATTTTTCGCTCGTTGCACGCAGTTTCACAGATCCCGGGGCGATGCCCGCGTGGGAGGTCACCAGCCGCGATGGCCAGCGGCTTGGAACGCTGCCCTCGGTGGCATTGGAGCCGCCGTTTGTTCCGCAAGTCGAATTTGTCAGAGTCGGGGCGGGGCTGCAAAACCCCGGCTACTACTGCAGCCTGGTGCGTCCCCAGAACTTTGACCCTGCGAAGCGCTACCCGGTGGTCGTCGATGTCTACGGCGGACCCGGCGCCCAAAAAGTCAGCGCCGCCATGGGCGGCTACCTGCGCGCCCAGTGGCTGGCCGACCAGGGCTTTGTCGTCGTCTCCATCGACGGCCGCGGTACCCCCCGCCGGGGCCGCGACTGGGAGCGGGCCATCTATGGCAGTTTCGGCACAATTCCCCTCGCCGATCAGGTCAAGGCCCTCCAACTCCTAGGCGAGCGCTATGGCGAATTGGATCTCAAGCGCGTCGGGATCACCGGCTGGTCCTTCGGCGGCTACATGGCCGCCCTCGCGGTGCTGCGCCGTCCGGACGTCTTTAAAGCGGCCGTGGCGGGTGCACCGGTGGTTGACTGGCTCGATTACGACACCCATTACACCGAGCGCTATCTGGGACTGCCCCAAAAGAACCCCGAAGGCTACCGCGAAAGTTCACTGCTCACCCACGCCGCCAATCTGCAGCGACCCTTGCTGTTGGTCCACGGCACCAGCGACGACAACGTTTTTTTCCTGCATACCCTCAAACTCTCCGACGCCCTCTTTCGCGCCGGACGGGAGCACGAGGTTTTACCCTTAAGCGGCCTGACCCACATGGTGCCCGATCCGGTCGTGCGCGTGCGTCTGGAGGAGCGAACCGCCCGCTTTTTTAGTCGCCATTTGCGCTAG
- a CDS encoding DUF938 domain-containing protein encodes MPNPQARLYAPATERNRAPILTVLQAVLPERGTVLEVASGTGQHVAFFAAHFPRLVWQPSDPEPLHLESIAAWCAEAGAANILPPIAVDAAAEQWQVPRADAIVCINMIHIAPWRACLGLMAGTGKLLPEGAPLVLYGPFKQAGRHTAPSNEAFDQALRAQDPAWGVRDLEAVERAAEAQGLVLEQALPMPANNLSLILRKGR; translated from the coding sequence ATGCCGAACCCACAAGCCCGTTTGTACGCCCCCGCCACCGAGCGCAACCGCGCACCCATACTCACGGTTCTGCAAGCGGTCCTGCCGGAGCGGGGGACGGTGCTTGAGGTGGCAAGCGGCACCGGTCAACATGTCGCCTTTTTTGCCGCCCACTTCCCGAGGCTGGTCTGGCAACCCAGCGATCCCGAGCCGCTGCACCTGGAGAGCATCGCCGCCTGGTGCGCTGAAGCCGGTGCAGCCAACATCCTGCCGCCGATTGCCGTCGACGCCGCAGCCGAGCAGTGGCAGGTTCCGCGGGCTGACGCGATAGTCTGCATCAACATGATCCATATCGCCCCCTGGCGGGCCTGTCTCGGGTTGATGGCCGGGACGGGAAAGTTGTTGCCCGAGGGCGCTCCCCTGGTGCTCTACGGACCCTTCAAGCAAGCGGGCCGCCACACCGCTCCCAGCAACGAAGCGTTCGACCAAGCGCTGCGCGCCCAGGATCCGGCCTGGGGTGTGCGCGATCTCGAAGCGGTAGAGCGGGCGGCGGAGGCACAGGGGCTGGTTCTCGAACAGGCGCTCCCCATGCCTGCCAACAACCTTTCGTTGATCCTGCGCAAGGGCAGGTGA
- a CDS encoding antitoxin produces the protein MSDSSVAKIFWHGRSQAVRLPMAFRLPGDRVRVRRVGDGILLEPIVTDIDAWFGAMDRFADVPFMEEGRQQPPMPEAKTLLE, from the coding sequence ATGTCCGACTCTAGTGTTGCCAAAATTTTCTGGCATGGGCGCAGCCAGGCTGTGCGTCTTCCCATGGCTTTTCGCCTGCCTGGAGACCGGGTGCGGGTGCGTAGAGTCGGAGATGGCATCCTGTTGGAGCCTATCGTTACCGACATCGATGCGTGGTTTGGTGCAATGGATCGTTTTGCCGATGTCCCTTTTATGGAAGAGGGTCGTCAGCAGCCGCCCATGCCCGAGGCAAAGACTTTATTAGAGTGA
- a CDS encoding PIN domain-containing protein, with translation MNYLLDTNAVIAVIKNAPPGVRTRLREVLAVEASAAISTIALFELWYGVAKSARRKENTERLRAFLSGRVEVFAFEEEDAVRAGELRAKLTSVRVKH, from the coding sequence GTGAACTACCTTCTCGATACAAACGCTGTGATCGCAGTGATCAAAAACGCCCCGCCCGGCGTCCGAACTCGACTACGAGAAGTTCTTGCGGTGGAAGCTTCGGCGGCAATTTCCACTATTGCCCTGTTCGAGCTTTGGTATGGTGTAGCCAAGAGTGCACGGCGCAAAGAAAATACCGAACGCCTGCGCGCCTTTCTATCCGGCCGTGTGGAAGTGTTCGCCTTTGAGGAGGAGGATGCTGTCCGTGCCGGTGAATTGCGCGCTAAATTAACGTCAGTTCGGGTTAAGCATTGA
- a CDS encoding IS982 family transposase → MPSLEALFCHVDDFCQRFEPLWQQQLLDDGLRHRRRPRRLCLSEILTILIAFHQSAYRHFKAFYTEMVCAYWRSAFPGLVSYARFVEWMPSTLMPLSAYLRHCFGPCTGISFIDSTPLAVCHVRRVHAHKVFVGLAAWGKSSVGWFYGFKLHLVVNERGELLAMSVTAGNTDDRKPVPELLKDLHGKVFGDRGYISSKLGRQLREELGMALITKLRRKMTNRLMVMTDKLLLRKRGIIEAINDQLKNISQIEHTRHRSEVNFLVNLVCGLIAYCHKPNKPSVASDADQLNA, encoded by the coding sequence ATGCCCAGTCTAGAAGCGCTCTTTTGCCATGTCGATGACTTCTGCCAACGCTTCGAACCGCTCTGGCAGCAACAATTGCTCGACGATGGCCTGCGACACAGGCGACGGCCACGCCGACTCTGCCTCAGCGAAATCCTGACGATTCTGATTGCTTTTCACCAATCCGCCTACCGCCACTTCAAGGCCTTCTACACCGAAATGGTCTGCGCTTACTGGCGAAGCGCTTTTCCTGGACTGGTCAGCTACGCGCGCTTCGTCGAGTGGATGCCCTCTACCCTTATGCCGCTCAGTGCCTACCTGCGCCACTGTTTTGGCCCCTGCACCGGCATCAGTTTTATCGATTCGACTCCACTTGCCGTCTGCCATGTGCGCCGCGTCCACGCCCACAAAGTCTTTGTCGGTCTGGCCGCCTGGGGCAAAAGCTCGGTGGGCTGGTTTTACGGCTTCAAGCTGCACTTGGTGGTCAATGAGCGCGGCGAATTGCTGGCGATGAGCGTGACGGCTGGGAACACTGACGATCGCAAGCCTGTGCCTGAACTGCTCAAAGACTTGCACGGCAAAGTGTTTGGCGACCGCGGCTACATCAGCAGCAAGCTTGGCAGGCAATTGCGCGAGGAGCTGGGCATGGCGCTGATCACCAAGTTGCGGCGCAAGATGACCAATCGGCTGATGGTGATGACGGACAAACTGCTGTTGCGCAAGCGCGGGATCATCGAAGCAATCAATGACCAGTTGAAGAACATTTCGCAGATAGAGCACACCCGCCATCGCAGCGAAGTGAATTTTTTGGTGAACCTGGTGTGTGGGTTGATTGCCTACTGCCACAAACCGAACAAGCCGTCGGTGGCGTCTGATGCCGACCAGCTCAATGCTTAA
- the hemF gene encoding oxygen-dependent coproporphyrinogen oxidase produces the protein MTAVVTDRRARVRAFMQSLQDSITSRLEAVDGEGRFVEDLWEREEGGGGRSRILTEGRVFERAGIGFSEVHGSHLPPSILQQRPEAEGHPFYVTGTSMVLHPRNPYVPTVHLNYRYFEAGPVWWFGGGADLTPYYGFVEDAAHFHATLKAACAAHDPDYYPRFKKWCDEYFYLKHRQEPRGVGGIFFDYVQGDWEKIFAFARSCGNAFLPAYLPIVERRHNLAYTERERNFQLYRRGRYVEFNLVWDRGTIFGLQTNGRIESILMSMPPLVRWEYNYRPEPGTPEAELYEVFLVPQDWASQAKR, from the coding sequence ATGACCGCCGTTGTGACCGATCGCCGCGCCCGCGTGCGCGCCTTCATGCAGTCGCTCCAGGACAGCATTACCAGCCGCCTTGAAGCGGTCGACGGCGAGGGGCGCTTTGTTGAAGATCTCTGGGAGCGCGAGGAAGGGGGCGGGGGCCGCTCGCGGATACTCACCGAGGGCCGCGTCTTCGAGCGCGCCGGGATCGGTTTTTCGGAAGTACATGGATCTCACCTGCCCCCCTCGATCCTCCAACAGCGCCCGGAGGCCGAAGGGCACCCTTTTTATGTGACCGGCACCTCGATGGTGCTCCACCCGCGCAATCCCTATGTTCCGACGGTGCATCTCAACTACCGCTACTTCGAGGCGGGACCGGTCTGGTGGTTCGGGGGAGGAGCGGATCTGACGCCCTACTACGGCTTTGTTGAGGATGCGGCCCACTTTCACGCCACGCTCAAGGCCGCCTGCGCCGCCCACGATCCCGATTACTATCCGCGCTTCAAAAAGTGGTGCGACGAGTACTTTTATCTCAAACACCGCCAGGAGCCGCGCGGGGTGGGTGGGATCTTCTTCGATTATGTGCAGGGCGATTGGGAAAAAATCTTTGCCTTTGCCCGGTCCTGCGGCAACGCCTTTTTGCCCGCCTACCTGCCGATTGTCGAGCGGCGTCACAACCTGGCCTACACGGAGCGCGAGCGAAACTTTCAGCTCTACCGCCGCGGACGCTATGTTGAATTCAACCTGGTCTGGGACCGCGGCACCATCTTCGGTCTGCAGACCAACGGCCGGATCGAATCGATCTTGATGTCGATGCCGCCGCTGGTGCGCTGGGAGTACAACTACCGCCCCGAGCCCGGCACCCCGGAGGCCGAACTATACGAAGTGTTCCTGGTGCCCCAGGACTGGGCGAGTCAGGCGAAACGCTGA